The proteins below are encoded in one region of Planctopirus limnophila DSM 3776:
- the uvrA gene encoding excinuclease ABC subunit UvrA (The UvrABC repair system catalyzes the recognition and processing of DNA lesions. UvrA is an ATPase and a DNA-binding protein. A damage recognition complex composed of 2 uvrA and 2 uvrB subunits scans DNA for abnormalities. When the presence of a lesion has been verified by uvrB, the uvrA molecules dissociate), which translates to MEETENVGTIRIRGARTHNLQNLTLDLPLGKLVGVTGISGSGKTSLALDTLFVEGQRRYLETLNPQIRRQLRRQSWADVDEIQGLPPTICLDSRTLSVGPRATLATLTEIHDLLRVVYFRAGVLHCPSCQSIVEQSTHDEILDDLVALPERTKLQLLAKVDDDPGISPQDRLRQIAQSGFVRARINGKLIDTSDVFVLPEDAPRPVIEAVVDRVIIKDGIRSRLAESLDVALRLGHGCCLVTIDGAPDRHYATIRFCGPCHRSFADPQLRTFSHFSAAGACPACLALGVCLAEESPKPKRQQKSASKAQSQRAVAQVVSSEKCAECQGSRLGEVARHTFWEKRILPDWLKLNVDDALKAMRQIETAWQQEALPERRSTHQGLLRQNLIPEIIRRLDGLQRLGLGYLTLDRSAQTLSGGELTRSRLATLIASQRKGYCFVLDEPSSGLHRADLYRVKNALNALRDVGNTVVVVEHEVDLLQGADWLVELGPGAGHLGGKLVTAGTPRATAEAPESVIGPWLKGCRQLIRATDSPDDRQHDQSSINKALPESIILGSCDAGFITIPPIRVRNVHVPALKLGMGQVVCFTGVSGSGKTTWLMEGILPALQQALNARHQRPGSKTLASGDRSLMATIPDELIEVVTIGQSPVGRGWKSFPMTVAGLWDLVRKIYAATKDAKLRGFTPARFSPWHPEARCPVCLGQGEVTLEADFLPDWKTTCETCAGDRFNPATLAIRFRGKSLGDVLRMEFSEAAEFFANFERLARPLHLFCELGLGYLKLGQPMRTVSTGEAQRIRLASYLARPDFQGQRCFALDEPTTGLHPADVKALLKVFDRLVAAGHLLLVVEHHLDVIRAAHQILDLGPGAGQQGGQLVAWGNQHDLRQNPASLTGQALRRDSIP; encoded by the coding sequence TGGCCCTGGATACTTTGTTTGTCGAAGGACAACGGCGATATCTGGAGACATTGAATCCTCAGATTCGTAGACAACTTCGCAGGCAGTCGTGGGCCGATGTGGATGAAATTCAAGGCTTGCCACCGACGATCTGTCTCGATTCCCGCACGTTATCGGTAGGTCCGCGGGCGACCTTAGCCACTCTCACGGAGATTCATGATCTTCTGCGAGTGGTCTATTTTCGAGCCGGTGTACTGCACTGCCCATCGTGCCAGTCGATTGTCGAGCAGTCGACACACGATGAAATCCTCGATGACCTGGTGGCTTTGCCCGAGCGAACGAAACTCCAACTGCTGGCAAAAGTCGATGATGACCCTGGCATCTCGCCTCAGGATCGACTCCGGCAGATTGCACAGTCAGGCTTTGTCAGAGCCAGGATCAATGGGAAACTGATCGATACTTCAGATGTCTTTGTATTGCCTGAAGATGCCCCTCGGCCGGTGATTGAAGCCGTGGTCGATCGAGTGATCATCAAGGACGGAATCCGTAGTCGACTGGCCGAGTCGCTCGATGTGGCTCTGCGTCTGGGGCACGGCTGTTGTCTGGTCACGATCGATGGTGCCCCGGATCGTCACTATGCGACCATCCGTTTTTGCGGTCCCTGTCATCGCTCGTTTGCTGATCCACAGTTACGTACCTTCAGCCACTTCAGTGCTGCCGGTGCCTGCCCTGCCTGCCTGGCTTTGGGAGTTTGCCTGGCCGAAGAATCACCCAAACCCAAACGACAGCAAAAGTCGGCCTCCAAGGCCCAGTCCCAGCGAGCTGTTGCTCAAGTGGTGTCGTCCGAGAAATGTGCAGAGTGCCAGGGGAGCCGACTGGGGGAAGTCGCCCGGCATACTTTCTGGGAAAAGCGAATTCTTCCCGACTGGTTAAAGCTCAATGTGGATGATGCCTTGAAGGCCATGCGGCAGATCGAAACGGCATGGCAACAGGAAGCTCTTCCGGAAAGAAGGTCAACTCATCAGGGGCTGCTCCGGCAGAACCTGATCCCCGAAATCATCCGCCGGCTCGATGGACTCCAGCGGCTGGGATTGGGCTATCTCACACTGGATCGATCAGCACAGACCTTATCGGGAGGAGAACTGACCCGCAGTCGATTGGCGACATTGATTGCCAGTCAGCGGAAGGGCTATTGCTTTGTGCTGGATGAGCCCTCCAGCGGGTTGCATCGTGCCGATCTGTATCGTGTTAAAAACGCTTTGAACGCTCTGCGGGATGTCGGCAACACGGTTGTCGTTGTCGAGCACGAAGTCGATCTGTTGCAAGGGGCGGACTGGCTGGTGGAACTTGGCCCCGGAGCTGGCCATCTCGGGGGAAAACTCGTGACAGCCGGTACGCCGCGAGCCACTGCGGAAGCTCCCGAATCGGTGATTGGCCCATGGCTGAAGGGATGTCGTCAACTCATCCGGGCGACTGACTCACCTGATGATCGACAGCACGATCAATCGTCGATTAACAAAGCTTTGCCTGAGTCGATTATCCTCGGTAGTTGTGACGCGGGATTCATCACGATACCGCCCATACGGGTGCGAAATGTGCATGTTCCGGCACTTAAACTGGGGATGGGGCAAGTCGTATGTTTCACCGGAGTTTCCGGCTCGGGAAAAACCACCTGGCTGATGGAAGGGATCTTGCCTGCACTTCAGCAGGCGTTGAATGCTCGACATCAGCGGCCCGGTTCAAAAACTCTCGCCAGTGGCGATCGCAGTTTGATGGCCACGATTCCTGACGAACTGATCGAGGTCGTCACGATTGGTCAATCACCTGTCGGTCGTGGCTGGAAATCATTCCCGATGACAGTCGCCGGTCTGTGGGATCTGGTGCGTAAAATCTACGCTGCGACGAAAGATGCCAAACTGAGAGGCTTTACCCCCGCACGCTTCAGCCCCTGGCACCCCGAGGCCCGCTGCCCGGTGTGTCTGGGCCAGGGTGAAGTGACCTTGGAGGCCGATTTTCTCCCCGATTGGAAAACGACTTGCGAAACCTGCGCGGGAGATCGATTCAACCCGGCCACACTCGCGATTCGTTTTCGTGGGAAATCGCTGGGTGACGTATTACGCATGGAGTTCTCTGAAGCCGCCGAGTTCTTTGCGAACTTTGAGCGGCTGGCCCGTCCGTTGCATCTGTTTTGTGAACTGGGATTAGGCTATTTGAAACTGGGCCAGCCCATGCGCACGGTCTCAACTGGTGAAGCTCAGCGAATCCGCCTGGCCAGCTATCTCGCACGCCCCGATTTTCAAGGCCAGCGCTGCTTTGCTCTCGATGAACCAACCACCGGATTGCATCCTGCAGACGTGAAGGCCTTGCTGAAGGTTTTTGACCGGCTGGTGGCGGCGGGTCATCTGCTGCTGGTGGTCGAACATCACCTGGATGTCATCCGGGCTGCCCATCAGATTCTCGACCTGGGCCCAGGTGCCGGACAACAAGGAGGACAACTCGTGGCCTGGGGCAACCAGCATGATCTTCGCCAGAACCCAGCCAGCCTGACTGGTCAAGCCCTGCGCCGCGACTCAATCCCGTAG
- a CDS encoding DUF1592 domain-containing protein, protein MLRVFVLVAGLFLAPSARGAEDLTALLKTNCLACHDATSPSGQLNLSALPLHPTDPRNAEVWVRIHDRVQSGEMPPKDGDPITPSDRTALLRVINEAITTEEERQTKAQGRATRRRLNRIEFENTLRDLLDAPWLPIRSILPEDAVAHGYNKVGDALDVSHVQMARYLEAADRALNGVVVERPQSPEVPIRKYYAREQSSFARKMTFSQFNTAPERAAFPVMGYTAQPKVRDGTEPMSVGAADPVARELEGIGLVQGAYEPVEPKFDQFRAPASGRYKLRIMAHSAWVGPNGSNHNLKNPKAMSPKWFIPNLDDVSAGRRSEPVTIYAEMPPRQLRRLGAFDVQPEAGIHELEVDLLAGETIRPDASRFFRSRPGETRWQNPLAEADGQPGVVYRWLEVEGPIHEIWPPRGHQLLFGDLPIRLPPGSKKKSQSVEIVSTDHQADATRLLKQFVERAYRRPVPESEQLRFLPVIQQQLALGVSFREAMIAGYTAVLCSPEFTTCHSEPGPLDDFALASRLSYFLINSEPDAELRAVAKTGRLRDPQVLRQQTQRLLDDPRRDRFVTSFIDYWLDQRKILNNSPDAGLYGDYYLDDWLTDSALEETRLYFTEMLTGNLPVRNVIDSDFTFANERLAIHYGLPAMEGTTLRKVMLPPDSVRGGLLTQASILTVTANGTTTSPVVRGAWVMDRILGKTPPKPPPVPAVEPDLRGATTIREQLAKHRNQVSCNGCHAQIDPPGFALESFDIAGGFRTRYRALAEKETRVAGLARSGQPLQFKEALPVDASGQLATGESFQDITQFKKLLLADERQLARNLVGQFTVYSTGAPVRFSDRPAIESILNEAAANGYRTADLIHALVQSPLFLNK, encoded by the coding sequence ATGCTGAGGGTCTTTGTCCTCGTTGCCGGATTGTTTCTCGCGCCCTCCGCGCGGGGTGCAGAGGATTTGACGGCCCTGCTCAAGACCAATTGCCTCGCCTGCCATGATGCGACGAGTCCTTCGGGTCAGCTGAATCTCTCCGCTTTGCCACTCCATCCGACCGATCCACGGAATGCCGAAGTCTGGGTGCGGATTCATGACCGCGTTCAATCGGGCGAAATGCCACCCAAGGATGGCGATCCGATCACACCGTCGGATCGCACCGCGCTGCTCCGCGTCATCAACGAGGCGATCACCACCGAGGAAGAGCGGCAAACCAAAGCCCAGGGCCGTGCCACCCGTCGGCGCCTCAACCGCATCGAGTTCGAGAACACATTGCGAGATCTGCTGGACGCCCCGTGGCTGCCGATTCGCTCGATCCTTCCCGAGGATGCCGTCGCGCATGGCTACAACAAAGTCGGTGATGCGCTGGATGTCTCCCACGTGCAGATGGCCCGCTATCTGGAAGCCGCTGATCGGGCCCTAAACGGCGTTGTGGTCGAACGACCGCAGTCCCCCGAGGTGCCCATCCGGAAGTATTATGCGCGTGAACAGAGTTCATTCGCCCGCAAGATGACCTTCAGCCAGTTCAACACCGCCCCGGAGCGGGCCGCATTCCCCGTGATGGGATACACCGCCCAGCCCAAGGTGCGCGACGGCACCGAGCCGATGTCCGTCGGTGCCGCCGATCCGGTGGCGCGGGAACTCGAAGGGATCGGTCTGGTGCAGGGGGCCTATGAACCGGTCGAACCGAAGTTTGACCAGTTCCGTGCTCCCGCTTCGGGCCGCTACAAGTTGCGGATCATGGCCCATTCGGCATGGGTTGGGCCAAATGGCTCCAATCACAATCTCAAAAATCCCAAGGCCATGTCGCCCAAATGGTTCATTCCCAATCTGGATGATGTCAGCGCGGGGCGTCGCTCCGAGCCTGTGACCATCTATGCCGAAATGCCACCTCGGCAGTTGCGACGTCTGGGTGCATTCGACGTTCAGCCGGAAGCAGGTATTCATGAGTTGGAAGTCGATCTTCTGGCAGGTGAAACCATCCGTCCCGACGCCTCCCGCTTCTTCCGCTCGCGCCCCGGCGAAACACGTTGGCAGAATCCGTTGGCGGAGGCCGACGGGCAACCCGGAGTGGTTTATCGCTGGCTGGAGGTTGAGGGTCCCATTCACGAGATCTGGCCACCGCGGGGGCATCAATTGCTCTTCGGCGACCTGCCGATTCGCCTTCCTCCGGGAAGCAAAAAGAAGAGTCAATCGGTCGAAATCGTCTCCACGGATCACCAGGCCGATGCGACACGGCTGCTCAAACAGTTCGTCGAGCGGGCCTACCGTCGACCGGTTCCTGAATCGGAACAGCTCCGTTTCCTCCCCGTGATCCAGCAACAGCTCGCTTTGGGAGTCTCCTTTCGCGAGGCGATGATCGCAGGCTATACGGCGGTCCTCTGCTCGCCCGAATTCACCACCTGCCATAGCGAACCCGGCCCGCTCGACGACTTCGCGCTCGCTTCGAGGCTCTCCTACTTCCTTATCAACTCCGAACCCGATGCCGAACTTCGCGCCGTGGCCAAGACCGGTCGATTACGCGATCCCCAGGTCCTGCGCCAACAGACCCAGCGCCTGCTCGACGACCCTCGCCGGGATCGCTTCGTGACATCGTTCATCGACTACTGGCTCGATCAACGCAAAATCCTCAACAACTCCCCTGATGCAGGCCTTTACGGCGACTACTATCTCGACGACTGGCTCACCGACTCCGCACTCGAAGAAACCCGGCTCTACTTCACAGAGATGCTGACTGGCAACCTCCCCGTGAGGAATGTCATCGACTCCGATTTCACCTTCGCCAACGAACGACTCGCCATCCACTACGGTCTCCCCGCCATGGAGGGAACCACATTGCGGAAGGTGATGCTCCCTCCCGATTCGGTACGCGGCGGCCTGCTCACACAGGCCAGCATCTTGACGGTCACCGCCAACGGCACCACCACCTCGCCCGTCGTTCGCGGGGCCTGGGTCATGGATCGCATCCTGGGTAAGACACCGCCCAAGCCGCCCCCCGTTCCCGCCGTCGAACCTGATCTCCGTGGTGCCACCACCATTCGGGAACAACTGGCCAAACACCGCAATCAGGTCTCGTGCAATGGCTGCCACGCTCAGATTGATCCACCGGGCTTCGCCCTGGAAAGCTTCGATATCGCGGGCGGCTTCCGCACGAGATACCGCGCTCTGGCCGAGAAAGAGACCCGCGTTGCCGGTCTGGCCCGCAGCGGTCAGCCCCTCCAGTTCAAGGAAGCTTTGCCCGTCGATGCCAGCGGTCAATTGGCCACCGGGGAATCGTTCCAGGACATCACCCAGTTCAAAAAACTTCTCCTCGCCGATGAACGGCAACTGGCCCGCAATCTCGTCGGTCAATTCACCGTTTATTCCACCGGAG